From Petrotoga mexicana DSM 14811:
TAAAGGCTCATGGTATTCAACGTATTGTAAAGCCATCTCTTGGAGTTTTAGGGCACCTTCTTTTGAAATACCATAATTTTCATCGTACCCAAGAAAAACAAAATGTTCGTACTTTTCTAAAGCTAAGTGATCAATAATCTTTTCTGAATCTTCTAAGATTTTCTCACTGAAATTATAATAATCATTTTTTTCTATTCCGTTTAGCAACATTGCCAATATAAAAACAAAAGAACCGGTCATAACAACACTTTTTTCTTCAGTAAAATCTAAGGTTATATTCTCTTCACATTGTTCAGTGATTGAAGAATGCTTTGAAGATGTTATTCCTATGGTTTTTATGCCTTTCTGCCTTAATTTTTTTGCGGCTAAAACAGTTTCAGTTGATTCACCTGTTCTGGTTATTAAGATTGCAACATCACTGTCTGGAATATCATCAAAAAGCATAACATGTCCACCTGTAAGTACCTTTGCTTTGTAGCCTTTTTTGTTCAACATTTCTTTCATTATAAATCCAATATTATATGAAGAACCACAACCAACAAAAAGATATCTTTTCTCTTTTGAAAAAGAAAAATCAAACTCATTTAACTTACTTAAGAGATTTGGGGTTCTTCTTATTTCATCCAAAGTATAGTGCACTTTTATACTACCTCCTCACAATTATCTTTATTAACTTTCACGCCTTTCTTACTATCTTGAATTTGTACTTATCCCCTCTGTAAACTGACTTAACATATTCAATACACTTTTTATCTTCTATATAGGTATATCTTGTTCTCAAGGCTGCAATAGATCCTTCGCTTTGGGACAAATATTTAGCTTGTTCTTTGTTTAAAGTTGTTACC
This genomic window contains:
- a CDS encoding SIS domain-containing protein, whose product is MHYTLDEIRRTPNLLSKLNEFDFSFSKEKRYLFVGCGSSYNIGFIMKEMLNKKGYKAKVLTGGHVMLFDDIPDSDVAILITRTGESTETVLAAKKLRQKGIKTIGITSSKHSSITEQCEENITLDFTEEKSVVMTGSFVFILAMLLNGIEKNDYYNFSEKILEDSEKIIDHLALEKYEHFVFLGYDENYGISKEGALKLQEMALQYVEYHEPLEYRHGPISTLINKTLVILNSKGMKEEKKLIDDIEGLGTKALVISTDGHIKIPDMKGFEAPLRLIPIQYLGYKKAIQMGYNPDSPKNLSKSVKLGG